Sequence from the Paenibacillus tundrae genome:
ATCGTCGCCCACGCTCGTCCATCAGATCCCTTATGTTCTCTTTCATTGCAGGGATGTTAGTTATTACTGTTCTAATGTACGTGGCGGACACAACGAACATGTTCACACCGCAAGCATCGATGACAAGTGCCCAAAGCGAGAGCGCAAGCAAAGAGTCTTCTACAAACACGGGTGGAGGCAACAATGTAACGGCATCGCTTTTGCCTACAGGTAAAACGGATGTGTCATCCGTTGTGACGAACACTAGCCCGGCTGTAGTCAAGATTGAGACATTGGCGAAGCAATCAACTCGTAGTGGTGGCTACCAAGGCGGTTCTACGATGAGTGACCCACTATACCAATATTTCTTCGGTAATGGTGGAACCAATGGCAACCAAGATCAACAACAACAGCAGCAACAGCAAAGCAGCAATCAACTTGTCCCACTGGGTATTGGTTCTGGATTTATTTTTGACAAAGAAGGCTATATCCTGACGAACCAACACGTAGTCCAAGGTGCAGATGTTATTCAGGTAACTTTAGAGAACAATAGTAAGCCTTATGAAGCTAAACTGCTGGGAAGTAGCTTCGATCTTGACCTAGCTGTACTGAAAATTGAGAAAAACAGTGGCGATGCTGATTTCCCTGTAGCTCCATTAGGTGATTCCAACAGCACACAGGTCGGTGAATGGCTTGTGGCGATTGGTAACCCTGAAGGATTCGAGCACACTGTTACTGCAGGTGTTCTGAGTGCGAAAGAACGTACGATTAGCATTCCAGACGAAGAAACAGGCAAAACACGTGAATACAGTCACTTGTTGCAAACAGATGCGTCCATCAACCCTGGTAACTCCGGTGGCCCATTGCTCAACCTTAATGGTGAAGTAATCGGTATGAACGTTGCCGTAAGTGCAGATGCGCAAGGTATTGGATTTGCTATTCCTTCGAGTGTAATTTCGGAAGCAGTGAAATACCTGAAAGAAAACAAAGAAGTTCCAAAAGAGCCAGTACCGTTCATCGGTGCATCTCTGATGGCACTCACACCTGAAGTTGCTAAACAAATGGGAACCGACATTACTGAAGGTTCTGTAGTAGCAAGCACGATCTATCAATCTCCGGCTTATCAAGCAGACCTGCGGGCATATGACATCATTACAGGTGCCAATGGTACGCCGTACAATACAAGCCAAGACTTGATTGATTTCATCAAGAAACAGGAAATTGGTAGTGAAGTAACGTTGAACGTCGTTCGTGACGGTAAGAAAATGGATATCAAAATCAAGATTGGTAACAAAAACGATTACGACACTTCACAAACTTCAAATGAGCAACAACAAACGCAACCATAATCGTTGAAGACGGATGTTGCAAAAGCAGATAAGCGGAAGGGTTTGAGGGCCCTTTCGCTTTTTTTGCCTCAAGATGCAGATTGTGCTTCTGCCTGTTACAATAGGAATAAAATGTAGGATAAAGGAGAAAGACCATGCGCTCAACTATTCTGATTGTTGATGATGATGAAAAAATCGTGTCCATGCTTCGTCGGGGGCTGGCATTTGAAGGTTATGAAGTACAGACGGCTTCCAATGGAGCTGAGGGTCTCAGTAAACTGATGGATAAGGAACCGGATATTGTCGTTCTGGATGTCATGATGCCCCAGATTGACGGATTCGAGGTATGCCGGAGATTACGAGAAGCAGGCAGTAAAGTGCCAGTTCTCATGTTAACGGCCAAAGACGAAGTACAGAGCAGGGTAACAGGGCTGGATACGGGAGCGGATGATTATTTGGTTAAACCATTTGCCCTTGAAGAGCTGCTTGCTCGTGTTCGTGCGCTGCTACGCCGTAAAGCGGACATTGTGGATAAACAGGACAACCGACTTGTATATGAGGACATCGTTCTCGATAATGATTCCCGTGAAGTGTTGCGTGATGGACAACGGCTAGAACTTACTGCCAAGGAGTTTGAGCTTCTGAATTTATTTATGCAAAATCCAAAAAGAGTGTTATCCCGTGATCTCATTATGGACAAAATCTGGGGCTATGATTACAGCGGAGAATCTAATGTTCTAGAAGTATATATCGCGATGTTAAGACAGAAAACTGAAGAGTATGGAGGCAAACGCTTGATCCAGACAATTCGGGGAGCGGGTTATATCCTAAGAGGTGATTCCTGATATGTCCATTCGGTTAAGATTAACCGCATGGTATTCGGGTATTTTGGCAGCCGTGCTTATCTTCTGGGCCGTCGTGATTTATGCTTTTGTCTATTTTAACTCTTATCAGGAAGTGGAACAGCAACTAAAGGTTAAGAGCGAACGCATTACAGAACAAATTGGTGTTAATCCGCTTTCCCAATCGCTCGACCTAGATCCATTCACAGAAAGTCAGCTTCAAGAAGCGCAGATCTATATTCAACTGGTGGATTATCAGAGCAGATCGATTAAGATCTCCGGAAATATGGAGAAGGCTGGCATTGACTTTCCTGTTGTGGAGCTGAAGGACATACGGGAACAGCGAGGCATATCCAAAATATACGTGCATGGCACTCCTTTTCTTGTGAATCAACAGCCGTTGTCCCTTCAAGGAACGAATGAAATTAGGGGACTGCTGCAAGTGGGAGCCAATGTTACTTCCCAGGAGCGGCTTCTGGAAGCACTTCGTAATATATTGATCTTTGGCTGGCTTGTGGCGATGGCTCTTGCCATTACATCAGGGCTTATTTTGGCTCGTAAATCCATGCGGCCGTTGGTTAATGTCATTGATGCTGCGAATCAGATTCAGTCAGGAAATGATCTTAGTGTCCGTATTCAATACACCGGTCCGAAGGATGAGATCGGCCGTCTCATTGAAACGGTAAATAACATGCTTGAACGAACCGAATTATCCTTCCGGGGTTTAGAGGAGACCAATGCGGCTCAGCGACGATTCGTATCTGATGCATCGCATGAGCTACGTACACCACTTACGACGATACGGGGTAACGTAGACTTCCTCAAGAAGCTGTGGGATCAGGAGAGTACGGATCGTCCGAATCTTGATGAAGAAACAGTTAAAGAGATGTCCCTTGAGGCGATTGAGGATATGGCAGATGAGGGGAAACGGATGAGCCGGCTAATTAGTGACATGTTGTCACTCGCAAGAGCGGATACCGGTCAGAAGATTGAGCTGAATCCAATTCCATTGCAGATTTTAGTGCAGGAAGTGGCTCGCAGATCCCAATTCCTAGATCGTCAGTCTGAATGGCGTCAGGGCGATTTATCAATCCTCAACGGGATCTATGTCAATGGTAGCAAAGATTATTTGCAGCAAATGCTGTTTATTTTTATTGAGAATGCGTTTAAATACACTCCGGAAGGCTCAGTCACACTTGACGCTATATTGTACAAAGGTCAGGTAGGGCTGCGCATTAGTGATACAGGCATTGGTATGGAACGAGACGAGGTACCGTTTATCTTTGATCGTTTCTATCGTGCAGATGAATCACGCGGAGCGACACCAGGAATCGGCTTGGGGCTATCGATTGCTAAGTGGATCATTGAAGAGCATCATGGCTCGGTAGAAGTCGTCACTAAACGTGGAGAAGGTACCACATTTATTATCTGGTTGCCTGTTGTCTTTGCTCCCCCTATCGAATAAAGGTATAATAGAGTGGACTGCAATTACATCGGCAAGCTTGCCGAAGAAAGAAAGCGGGTGGCAACCAAAGTGGAAGTACTGCGAATTTCGCCAAGGGGATATTGTTACGGAGTTGTGGATGCCATGGTTTTGGCACGTCAGGCTGCACGTAATCTAGATCTACCCCGGCCTATATATATATTGGGAATGATTGTTCACAACAAACATGTGACAGATTCCTTTGAAGATGAAGGCATCGTTACACTGGATGGACCTAACCGGATGGAAATTTTGAGTCAGGTGGAGAGTGGCACTGTTATTTTTACAGCGCATGGTGTATCTCCAGAAGTCCGTAAGCTGGCACGTGATAAAGGGTTGACTACAGTGGATGCGACTTGTCCAGATGTTACGAAAACTCATGACCTTATTCGTGAGAAGACGGCTGAAGGGTATCAGATTATCTATATCGGCAAAAAGAACCACCCAGAACCTGAAGGCGCCATTGGTGTTGCTCCAGATCAGGTTCATCTGATTGAAAAGGAAGAAGAGATTGATCAGTTGAATGTACCAAATGGCAAGATTCTGATTACCAATCAGACTACAATGAGCCAGTGGGACATCAAACATATTATGAGTCGTCTTCTGGAGAAATTTCCAGGTGCCGAAATCCACAATGAAATTTGTCTCGCAACACAGGTTCGTCAGGAAGCTGTAGCTGAACAAGCAGGACAATCGGATCTCGTTATCGTTGTTGGTGATCCGCGGAGTAATAACTCAAACCGACTAGCTCAGGTATCCGAAGAAATCGCGGGTGTAACAGCTTACCGTGTGTCTGACGTAGCTGAGATTCAGCAGGAGTGGCTGAAGGGCGTGAACAAAGTAGCGGTTACCTCGGGCGCTTCAACGCCGACACCGATCACAAAGGAAGTTATTACGTATCTGGAGCAGTATGAGCATGATCAACCAGAGACGTGGGAAATTAAACGTACTGTGAACATGAGTAAACTGTTACCACCTGTGCGTGAGAAAACACGTACGACCTAAAACCAGAATGAATCTTGCGCTAGTCTTCCATTGCCTTTGGAACCTAGCTCGCAAGATTCTTTTTTTTGGATAATGTGCAAACGTATGAGGTCCTTGACGAAGAAGGCAGACTATGGTATATTTACTTTAGTGGTTAAAAGCTTAAAAGCGAACAAGCGTTTAAGCGTGACAGAGAATAGTTAATAATCAGATGCACTTTATGGAGTGCTTTTATTGTTCGTAATCAGAAACGAACATATTGAACAACCTCACATACAAGGAAGGATGGGAATATATTATGATCGTTATTGCAGGCAAAGCTACTCCGGAGGAACAGATTCAGGATATTGTAGCCGTAATCGAAAAGGAAGGTCTTCAAGTTCATATTTCACGTGGAGAAGATCGTACAATCATCGGCTTGATCGGCAAAGTAGAACCTAAAATGCAGGAGCATCTTCATCAAATGAAGGGTGTAGAGAATGTAGTCAAAATCTCGAAGTCTTACAAATTGGCAAGTCGTGACTTCCACCCAGAAGATACAGTGATCTCAATTAAGGGCGTTGACATTGGCGGAAAGGAACTTGTCGTCATGGGTGGACCGTGTGCGGTTGAATCCGCTGCACAGATCGATGAGATCGCTGGTCTGGTGAAAGCAGCAGGAGGACAGGTGCTTCGTGGTGGTGCGTTTAAACCACGTACAGGTCCATACAGCTTCCAAGGTACAGGTGTGGAAGGTTTGATCATGATGGCTGAAGCACGTAAGAAGCATGACCTGTTAACCATCACAGAAGTCATGACACCGGAATATGTAGATATCTGTGCAGAGTACGCTGATATTCTGCAAGTAGGTACACGTAATATGCAGAATTTTGATCTGTTGCGTAAATTGGGTGAGTGCGGTAAACCTGTACTGTTGAAACGTGGATTCAGTGCGACTTATGATGAGCTGTTAAATGCGGCAGAATACATTCTAGCAGGCGGTAACCCCAATGTAATGCTCTGTGAGCGTGGGATCCGTACTTTCGAATCATACACTCGTAATACGCTCGACCTGTCAGCAATCCCTGTATTGCAGTCTCTGAGCCATCTGCCGGTCATCTCAGACCCAAGTCACGGTACTGGACGTCGTGAG
This genomic interval carries:
- the aroF gene encoding 3-deoxy-7-phosphoheptulonate synthase; the encoded protein is MIVIAGKATPEEQIQDIVAVIEKEGLQVHISRGEDRTIIGLIGKVEPKMQEHLHQMKGVENVVKISKSYKLASRDFHPEDTVISIKGVDIGGKELVVMGGPCAVESAAQIDEIAGLVKAAGGQVLRGGAFKPRTGPYSFQGTGVEGLIMMAEARKKHDLLTITEVMTPEYVDICAEYADILQVGTRNMQNFDLLRKLGECGKPVLLKRGFSATYDELLNAAEYILAGGNPNVMLCERGIRTFESYTRNTLDLSAIPVLQSLSHLPVISDPSHGTGRRELVEPMTKASVAAGANGLIIEMHTDPDNSMTGDGVQSLFPDQFANLLQDLEKLAPIVGKTFNTAKQPAEFFPARVGV
- a CDS encoding response regulator transcription factor translates to MRSTILIVDDDEKIVSMLRRGLAFEGYEVQTASNGAEGLSKLMDKEPDIVVLDVMMPQIDGFEVCRRLREAGSKVPVLMLTAKDEVQSRVTGLDTGADDYLVKPFALEELLARVRALLRRKADIVDKQDNRLVYEDIVLDNDSREVLRDGQRLELTAKEFELLNLFMQNPKRVLSRDLIMDKIWGYDYSGESNVLEVYIAMLRQKTEEYGGKRLIQTIRGAGYILRGDS
- a CDS encoding 4-hydroxy-3-methylbut-2-enyl diphosphate reductase; translated protein: MEVLRISPRGYCYGVVDAMVLARQAARNLDLPRPIYILGMIVHNKHVTDSFEDEGIVTLDGPNRMEILSQVESGTVIFTAHGVSPEVRKLARDKGLTTVDATCPDVTKTHDLIREKTAEGYQIIYIGKKNHPEPEGAIGVAPDQVHLIEKEEEIDQLNVPNGKILITNQTTMSQWDIKHIMSRLLEKFPGAEIHNEICLATQVRQEAVAEQAGQSDLVIVVGDPRSNNSNRLAQVSEEIAGVTAYRVSDVAEIQQEWLKGVNKVAVTSGASTPTPITKEVITYLEQYEHDQPETWEIKRTVNMSKLLPPVREKTRTT
- a CDS encoding S1C family serine protease; protein product: MDERNYRSSRQDEENETKQTENRNSSGTDDSSYYYSYGPFQSVNQEDTASHQGDMNQRAEGDVQITRPDPVKPVPSYYSQGASEDASRGKAGSGGGNGGNDGKGGNWNYNNRRPRSSIRSLMFSFIAGMLVITVLMYVADTTNMFTPQASMTSAQSESASKESSTNTGGGNNVTASLLPTGKTDVSSVVTNTSPAVVKIETLAKQSTRSGGYQGGSTMSDPLYQYFFGNGGTNGNQDQQQQQQQQSSNQLVPLGIGSGFIFDKEGYILTNQHVVQGADVIQVTLENNSKPYEAKLLGSSFDLDLAVLKIEKNSGDADFPVAPLGDSNSTQVGEWLVAIGNPEGFEHTVTAGVLSAKERTISIPDEETGKTREYSHLLQTDASINPGNSGGPLLNLNGEVIGMNVAVSADAQGIGFAIPSSVISEAVKYLKENKEVPKEPVPFIGASLMALTPEVAKQMGTDITEGSVVASTIYQSPAYQADLRAYDIITGANGTPYNTSQDLIDFIKKQEIGSEVTLNVVRDGKKMDIKIKIGNKNDYDTSQTSNEQQQTQP
- a CDS encoding sensor histidine kinase, translating into MSIRLRLTAWYSGILAAVLIFWAVVIYAFVYFNSYQEVEQQLKVKSERITEQIGVNPLSQSLDLDPFTESQLQEAQIYIQLVDYQSRSIKISGNMEKAGIDFPVVELKDIREQRGISKIYVHGTPFLVNQQPLSLQGTNEIRGLLQVGANVTSQERLLEALRNILIFGWLVAMALAITSGLILARKSMRPLVNVIDAANQIQSGNDLSVRIQYTGPKDEIGRLIETVNNMLERTELSFRGLEETNAAQRRFVSDASHELRTPLTTIRGNVDFLKKLWDQESTDRPNLDEETVKEMSLEAIEDMADEGKRMSRLISDMLSLARADTGQKIELNPIPLQILVQEVARRSQFLDRQSEWRQGDLSILNGIYVNGSKDYLQQMLFIFIENAFKYTPEGSVTLDAILYKGQVGLRISDTGIGMERDEVPFIFDRFYRADESRGATPGIGLGLSIAKWIIEEHHGSVEVVTKRGEGTTFIIWLPVVFAPPIE